In the genome of Marinomonas algicola, the window TTTGATTTTACAAAAAGCCGTGATCAAATTATCTAACGACAACATTGACGCCCTTAAAAAGTCAAAAATGACAAATGATGAAGATAAAGTAGAGGATGTTGTCGTTAAATAAACGTATTTCTGATCAAAAAACAAACAAAAAATGTGTCTAATTATGTAATACTATGAGTACATTCATTGAACAAGTGGTCTTTTGATGATTTCTGACCCCAAAGAATTACTGAAAAAAAATGAAAAATTGATTCATTCTGATGCTGTGAAGGTTTTATCTCATGTTCAGCGTTCAAAGGAGGAGTGGGTTTTGCATACCTTAATGCTTGAAGGGTGCGATGTCCCTTTTCGTTTCAAGCGTCAAACAAAATACATGTCTTTGAAAGGTTGTCGCGTAAATCTAACCTACTATGCGGATATTGAGTTAGTTGCCGGTATGCCTATCGAAGTCATGAAAGTCGTCAGAATTAAGCGCTCTTGATGCGCTTTCATCAATTATTGTCTCGGTTTCTCTGACAAGACTTTTATTTAGCTTTATTGTTATGTGATCACAATAAGAGTGTCTTATTCTTCCGGTCTTTGCTTTATACTTGCGTCGAAAAAAGCGAACAGAGTATTCGTTTAAAAAATGGCATAAATATAATAAAAGTAGGCGCGGTATTGGACACTATTTTAAAAGAAATTATAAAGCAAGTGACACCTCTCATTGGTTCTGGTGAGGTGGCGAGTTACATCCCTGCATTAAAAGAAGTTAATCCTAAGCAATTTGGTATTGCTATCTACAGTAAAAATGGTGAGCTTTTTGAGATAGGCGATTCTCGTGTGGATTTTTCTATTCAGAGTATTTCGAAGGTTTTTAGTCTTACACTTGCCATGAAGCATTATGGCGAGTCTATGTGGGATCGTGTTGGCCGAGAGCCGTCCGGACAACCTTTTAATTCACTTGTGCAGCTTGAATATGAGCATGGCATTCCTCGAAACCCCTTTATTAATGCTGGTGCCTTAGTCATAAGTGACATGAACCAATCTCGTTTTGCTTCGCCGCAACATGCGATGAGAGAATTCGTCCGACGGCTCTCTGGTAATAAAAATATTCAATATGACCGTAACGTAGCTGACTCCGAGTTTGAGTTTCGAGCGCGTAATGCGTCTATGGCGTATTTAATGCAATCGTTTAAAAACTTTGACAATGATGTAGAGAAAGTACTGCGTAATTATTTTAATAATTGTGCGATTAAAATGAATTGTGTCGATTTAGCAAAAGCATTTTCTTTTTTGTCTAATAGAGGGTTGTGTCCTCATAGTGGTGAAAAGGTGTTAACTGGACAAGAAACAAAACAAGTTAATGCCTTAATGGCAACCAGTGGACTTTATGATGAAGCTGGCAATTTTGCTTATCGTGTAGGTTTGCCTGGCAAAAGCGGTGTAGGCGGTGGGATTGTTGCCATTGTGCCGGATCAGTTTTCGGTGTGCGTTTGGTCTCCAGAGCTGAATAAAGCGGGTAACTCTTTAGCAGGAATGGCCGCTTTGGAAGCCTTATCAGAGAGTATAGGTTGGTCTGTTTTTTAAACCATTATTACGGCATCGGTATTAAGTGCTATGGAATCGGTATTAAGCGTTTAGTTAATACCGATTCAGCGTGTTTATATTGATGGTTTATAAAAAGCTCACAATGCCTTTTAGTAAATAGGCAACGCTTGTTAATGTCATAAATCCAAGAGCATACAGTCCTAAAAACCATTTCCATTGCTGCGCTGATTTGGTTTGCTCTGTATCTAGCGGCTGATTTTTATCTATTTCGTTTTTATTGAGCATTAGTAACCCTCCTGATAGTCTTCGATTTTCCCTGAAAAGACTCGGTAACCCCATAATGTGTAGGCGCAAATTAATGGTACAAAAATGCAGATTCCATAAAGCAAAAAGCCTAAACTAGAATCCGGTGCTGCCGCTTCCATAAAGGTCAGTTGTCTTGGGATTAAATACGGGAATAGGCTGACTACGAGTCCAGCAAAACCTAATAAAAATAAACCAGACACACACCAAAAAGGACGACTTTCATGCTCGATGTTTGTTAAGCCTCTCCAGGCAACATAGCCCAATATTATGCTGAAAATGGGGAGTGGGCT includes:
- the glsB gene encoding glutaminase B: MDTILKEIIKQVTPLIGSGEVASYIPALKEVNPKQFGIAIYSKNGELFEIGDSRVDFSIQSISKVFSLTLAMKHYGESMWDRVGREPSGQPFNSLVQLEYEHGIPRNPFINAGALVISDMNQSRFASPQHAMREFVRRLSGNKNIQYDRNVADSEFEFRARNASMAYLMQSFKNFDNDVEKVLRNYFNNCAIKMNCVDLAKAFSFLSNRGLCPHSGEKVLTGQETKQVNALMATSGLYDEAGNFAYRVGLPGKSGVGGGIVAIVPDQFSVCVWSPELNKAGNSLAGMAALEALSESIGWSVF